Proteins encoded by one window of Arabidopsis thaliana chromosome 2, partial sequence:
- a CDS encoding Nucleotide-sugar transporter family protein (Nucleotide-sugar transporter family protein; FUNCTIONS IN: nucleotide-sugar transmembrane transporter activity, sugar:hydrogen symporter activity; INVOLVED IN: carbohydrate transport, nucleotide-sugar transport; LOCATED IN: integral to membrane, Golgi membrane; CONTAINS InterPro DOMAIN/s: Nucleotide-sugar transporter (InterPro:IPR007271), UDP/CMP-sugar transporter (InterPro:IPR021189); BEST Arabidopsis thaliana protein match is: UDP-galactose transporter 6 (TAIR:AT3G59360.2); Has 30201 Blast hits to 17322 proteins in 780 species: Archae - 12; Bacteria - 1396; Metazoa - 17338; Fungi - 3422; Plants - 5037; Viruses - 0; Other Eukaryotes - 2996 (source: NCBI BLink).), which produces MKNGMAECSVCRSRLVSPSSKAISRAYDNYNYKIRVSSKQRALNVFLVVGDCMLVGLQPVLVYMSKVDGKFNFSPISVNFLTEIAKVIFAMVMLLFQAARNNMLLAVPAGLYAINNYLKFTMQLYFNPATVKMLSNLKVLVIAVLLKMIMKRRFSIIQWEALALLLIGISINQLRSLPEGATTVAVPIATGAYICTFIFVTVPSLASVYNEYALKSQYDTSIYLQNLFLYGYGAIFNFLGILGTVIYKGPGSFDILQGHSRATMFLILNNAAQGILSSFFFKYADTILKKYSSTVATIFTGIASAALFGHILTMNFLLGISIVFISMHQFFSPLSKAKDEQQNGNIELVDAKDGHRAKDSFINMAAGATEEASHRIESDDRVPLLPR; this is translated from the exons ATGAAGAACGGGATGGCTGAGTGCAGCGTATGTCGTTCAAGGTTGGTTTCTCCCAGTAGCAAAGCTATTTCAAGGGCTTATGACAACTACAACTACAAGATTAGAGTATCCTCAAAACAACGAGCTCTCAATGTCTTTTTGGTAGTCGGTGACTGCATGCTAGTTGGTCTACAG CCCGTCTTAGTGTACATGTCTAAAGTGGATGGAAAGTTCAACTTTAGTCCTATTAGCGTCAACTTCTTGACAGAAATCGCGAAAGTTATTTTCGCGATGGTCATGCTATTATTCCAG GCAGCTCGGAACAATATGCTTCTCGCTGTTCCAGCAGGGTTGTATGCCATTAATAACTATCTTAAGTTCACAATGCAG CTATATTTCAATCCTGCTACTGTGAAGATGCTCAGCAATCTAAAAGTTCTGGTGATTGCTGTACTACTGAAGATGATAATGAAGCGTCGGTTTTCCATCATACAG tGGGAAGCACTTGCTTTGTTGCTGATAGGGATTAGTATAAATCAGCTGCGTTCTCTTCCTGAAGGAGCTACAACTGTGGCTGTTCCAATTGCTACGGGTGCATACATATGTACCTTTATCTTT GTTACTGTCCCATCTTTGGCATCTGTCTACAACGAGTATGCTCTAAAGAGTCAGTATGACACAAGCATTTATCTCCAG AACTTATTTCTTTATGGTTATGGTGCGATATTCAACTTCCTCGGAATACTAGGAACTGTTATATATAAAG GTCCTGGCAGTTTTGACATCCTACAAGGACATTCTAGGGCTACTATGTTTCTGATACTGAACAACGCAGCACAAGGGATTCTAtcctcctttttcttcaaatatgCAG ATACAATCTTGAAGAAATATTCGTCCACAGTAGCCACAATATTTACTGGCATAGCATCTGCAGCACTCTTTGGACATATATTAACAATGAATTTTCTTCTGGGAATTTCTATAGTTTTCATTTCAATGCATCAG TTCTTTTCACCCctttcaaaagcaaaagacGAACAACAAAACGGAAACATAGAGTTAGTTGACGCAAAGGATGGCCATAG GGCTAAAGACTCATTCATCAACATGGCAGCAGGAGCAACTGAAGAG GCTAGTCACCGCATTGAATCAGATGACAGAGTGCCACTTCTTCCCAGATAA
- a CDS encoding Nucleotide-sugar transporter family protein (Nucleotide-sugar transporter family protein; FUNCTIONS IN: nucleotide-sugar transmembrane transporter activity, sugar:hydrogen symporter activity; INVOLVED IN: carbohydrate transport, nucleotide-sugar transport; LOCATED IN: integral to membrane, Golgi membrane; CONTAINS InterPro DOMAIN/s: Nucleotide-sugar transporter (InterPro:IPR007271), UDP/CMP-sugar transporter (InterPro:IPR021189); BEST Arabidopsis thaliana protein match is: UDP-galactose transporter 6 (TAIR:AT3G59360.2); Has 971 Blast hits to 960 proteins in 174 species: Archae - 2; Bacteria - 18; Metazoa - 525; Fungi - 109; Plants - 182; Viruses - 0; Other Eukaryotes - 135 (source: NCBI BLink).) — protein MKNGMAECSVCRSRLVSPSSKAISRAYDNYNYKIRVSSKQRALNVFLVVGDCMLVGLQPVLVYMSKVDGKFNFSPISVNFLTEIAKVIFAMVMLLFQARHQKVGEKPLLSLSTFVQAARNNMLLAVPAGLYAINNYLKFTMQLYFNPATVKMLSNLKVLVIAVLLKMIMKRRFSIIQWEALALLLIGISINQLRSLPEGATTVAVPIATGAYICTFIFVTVPSLASVYNEYALKSQYDTSIYLQNLFLYGYGAIFNFLGILGTVIYKGPGSFDILQGHSRATMFLILNNAAQGILSSFFFKYADTILKKYSSTVATIFTGIASAALFGHILTMNFLLGISIVFISMHQFFSPLSKAKDEQQNGNIELVDAKDGHRAKDSFINMAAGATEEASHRIESDDRVPLLPR, from the exons ATGAAGAACGGGATGGCTGAGTGCAGCGTATGTCGTTCAAGGTTGGTTTCTCCCAGTAGCAAAGCTATTTCAAGGGCTTATGACAACTACAACTACAAGATTAGAGTATCCTCAAAACAACGAGCTCTCAATGTCTTTTTGGTAGTCGGTGACTGCATGCTAGTTGGTCTACAG CCCGTCTTAGTGTACATGTCTAAAGTGGATGGAAAGTTCAACTTTAGTCCTATTAGCGTCAACTTCTTGACAGAAATCGCGAAAGTTATTTTCGCGATGGTCATGCTATTATTCCAG GCCAGGCACCAAAAAGTTGGAGAGAAACCTCTACTATCTCTTTCCACGTTTGTCCAG GCAGCTCGGAACAATATGCTTCTCGCTGTTCCAGCAGGGTTGTATGCCATTAATAACTATCTTAAGTTCACAATGCAG CTATATTTCAATCCTGCTACTGTGAAGATGCTCAGCAATCTAAAAGTTCTGGTGATTGCTGTACTACTGAAGATGATAATGAAGCGTCGGTTTTCCATCATACAG tGGGAAGCACTTGCTTTGTTGCTGATAGGGATTAGTATAAATCAGCTGCGTTCTCTTCCTGAAGGAGCTACAACTGTGGCTGTTCCAATTGCTACGGGTGCATACATATGTACCTTTATCTTT GTTACTGTCCCATCTTTGGCATCTGTCTACAACGAGTATGCTCTAAAGAGTCAGTATGACACAAGCATTTATCTCCAG AACTTATTTCTTTATGGTTATGGTGCGATATTCAACTTCCTCGGAATACTAGGAACTGTTATATATAAAG GTCCTGGCAGTTTTGACATCCTACAAGGACATTCTAGGGCTACTATGTTTCTGATACTGAACAACGCAGCACAAGGGATTCTAtcctcctttttcttcaaatatgCAG ATACAATCTTGAAGAAATATTCGTCCACAGTAGCCACAATATTTACTGGCATAGCATCTGCAGCACTCTTTGGACATATATTAACAATGAATTTTCTTCTGGGAATTTCTATAGTTTTCATTTCAATGCATCAG TTCTTTTCACCCctttcaaaagcaaaagacGAACAACAAAACGGAAACATAGAGTTAGTTGACGCAAAGGATGGCCATAG GGCTAAAGACTCATTCATCAACATGGCAGCAGGAGCAACTGAAGAG GCTAGTCACCGCATTGAATCAGATGACAGAGTGCCACTTCTTCCCAGATAA
- a CDS encoding uncharacterized protein (unknown protein; Has 32 Blast hits to 32 proteins in 11 species: Archae - 0; Bacteria - 0; Metazoa - 0; Fungi - 0; Plants - 32; Viruses - 0; Other Eukaryotes - 0 (source: NCBI BLink).) — protein MVAFFFANSLQNIWPFSIFQNSDLKESKELVHRLSLPESTKNFVFAIRVPEHDSTIYILAAQNLSERSASDAECLIREIRPGAVVAQVDKSAFGEAQVEESVLGNGISDSIPTSAFKVLIQCFVDKVNKEKYESIAGIVVLREIFGTSFNGHLLAAKRVAGEVGSSFMVLESPFVDIAAVEDAGGKMQSLANSLVPQLNGSAIFSSSRRFLITNDVQARMLKLISLQMNQVNKKLSPSSSVASGISSEIQSCSHEVPPFAQTIYPLLVDLHDIFSDLPSIGKALANARRMLSDVNRGESMDTEVISEVYLFQIAVEGLRIALNNAGRLPIKNMGSSSRTEVQFSQLSSEDKSYALMADLLRNQAKKFKNIVAIVDACSLAGLRKHWKTCVPQEVKDMSEYMLQDFDNDEKTNDSKLKRLLSDKPVVAVGAGATAIWGASSLSKAISASPFFKIVTFKVPGSLNLFLTHTHKAVTFAFTKVAVPSKAMAPGFASSGAKSTSLVKASLSAEKIRAVTHSIIASVEKTSLSAMRTAFYEIMRKRRAKPIGTLPLVTFGASLATCAGLFAYGDGIECAAMSLPSAPSIANLGRGIQNLHEASLEVRMREGNRIQNAIESLRQRLKKVKF, from the coding sequence ATGGTGGCATTTTTTTTTGCGAATAGTCTTCAAAATATATGGCCCTTTTCGATTTTTCAAAACAGTGACTTGAAGGAATCAAAGGAGCTTGTTCATAGACTTTCGTTACCAGAGAGTACAAAGAACTTTGTGTTTGCTATTAGAGTTCCTGAGCATGATTCAACTATTTACATACTTGCTGCTCAGAATTTATCAGAGAGATCTGCTAGTGATGCTGAGTGTCTTATACGAGAAATTCGTCCTGGTGCGGTAGTTGCTCAAGTGGACAAATCAGCTTTTGGGGAAGCTCAAGTTGAAGAGAGTGTATTAGGAAATGGGATTAGTGATTCAATCCCTACATCAGCTTTTAAAGTTCTTATACAGTGTTTTGTAGACAAGgttaacaaagaaaagtatGAAAGTATTGCAGGGATTGTGGTTTTAAGGGAGATTTTCGGGACAAGTTTTAATGGTCATTTATTGGCTGCCAAAAGGGTGGCTGGGGAGGTTGGTTCGTCGTTTATGGTTCTGGAATCTCCTTTTGTTGATATTGCTGCCGTGGAAGATGCAGGAGGCAAGATGCAAAGTCTAGCTAATAGTCTCGTACCACAACTTAATGGCTCTGCTATATTTTCAAGCTCGCGAAGGTTTCTGATAACTAATGATGTCCAGGCACGGATGCTGAAGTTGATATCTTTGCAGATGAATCAGGTCAATAAAAAACTTAGCCCATCAAGCAGTGTTGCAAGTGGAATTTCCAGTGAGATACAGTCCTGTAGTCATGAAGTTCCTCCATTTGCTCAAACCATTTATCCCTTGCTTGTTGACCTTCATGATATATTCAGTGATCTCCCATCTATTGGGAAAGCTCTAGCCAATGCCAGAAGAATGTTGTCTGATGTTAATAGAGGGGAGTCTATGGATACAGAGGTTATTTCTGAAGTTTACCTTTTCCAGATTGCAGTTGAAGGTCTAAGAATTGCTTTGAACAATGCTGGTCGCCTACCAATCAAGAACATGGGAAGTTCAAGCCGAACCGAAGTTCAGTTTTCACAGCTCTCTTCTGAAGACAAATCTTACGCACTTATGGCAGATCTTCTTCGTAACCAGGCTAAAAAGTTCAAGAACATTGTAGCAATAGTAGATGCATGTAGCCTCGCAGGTCTTAGGAAGCACTGGAAAACTTGTGTTCCTCAAGAAGTCAAAGATATGTCTGAGTATATGCTACAAGATTTTGATAACGACGAGAAGACTAATGATTCAAAGTTGAAACGACTGTTATCTGATAAACCGGTGGTAGCAGTTGGTGCTGGTGCAACTGCTATCTGGGGGGCTTCTTCACTATCCAAGGCCATTTCTGCTTCTCCTTTCTTCAAGATTGTAACTTTCAAAGTCCCGGGATCATTGAACCTCTTTTTGACACATACCCATAAGGCAGTGACATTTGCATTTACCAAAGTGGCGGTTCCGTCTAAAGCAATGGCCCCCGGTTTTGCTAGTTCTGGAGCCAAATCAACATCTTTGGTAAAAGCATCTTTATCCGCCGAGAAAATCAGAGCAGTAACACATAGCATTATAGCTTCTGTAGAAAAGACAAGTTTATCTGCCATGAGAACTGCATTCTATGAGATCATGAGGAAAAGACGAGCAAAACCTATCGGTACCTTACCATTGGTGACATTTGGAGCCAGCCTTGCAACTTGTGCGGGATTGTTCGCCTATGGAGATGGGATCGAATGTGCAGCTATGTCTCTTCCTTCAGCTCCTTCGATTGCAAACTTGGGTAGAGGGATTCAAAACTTACATGAGGCGTCTCTGGAAGTGAGAATGAGAGAAGGCAACAGGATACAGAACGCCATCGAGTCCCTTAGACAAAGACTGAAGAAAGTAAAGTTTTAA
- a CDS encoding O-acyltransferase WSD1-like protein (CONTAINS InterPro DOMAIN/s: O-acyltransferase, WSD1, C-terminal (InterPro:IPR009721); BEST Arabidopsis thaliana protein match is: O-acyltransferase (WSD1-like) family protein (TAIR:AT2G38995.2); Has 35333 Blast hits to 34131 proteins in 2444 species: Archae - 798; Bacteria - 22429; Metazoa - 974; Fungi - 991; Plants - 531; Viruses - 0; Other Eukaryotes - 9610 (source: NCBI BLink).): MTQAGLSYMSRKYDEHTMGVDTKKSLEIIHLRGTVAVNLRPYTKIEDLADMMTKGAKYAWGNFVGVVIFPLWVRSEADPLEYVRRARATIDRKILSLEAFNFYGVIKFTMNFFGEKVVQAVSKRLYDHTTLTYSSVMGPNEDISIFDHPISYVAASALTGSQVFNIHIVSYVNKIIISLAVDATVNPDPHRLCDDMVESLNIIKSAALERGCHN; encoded by the exons ATGACACAGGCAGGTCTCTCATATATGAGTAGAAAATATG ATGAACATACAATGGGCGTCGATACGAAAAAATCCTTAGAAATAATTCATCTTCGTGGTACCGTAGCTGTTAACTTAAGACCATATACAAAGATCGAG GATCTGGCTGATATGATGACGAAAGGTGCAAAATATGCATGGGGAAACTTTGTAGGTGTTGTTATATTTCCTTTATGGGTAAGATCAGAAGCTGATCCATTGGAATACGTCCGACGAGCCAGAGCTACTATCGATAGAAAAATACTTTCCCTAGAAGCGTTTAACTTTTACGGAGTTATCAAATTCACCATGaatttttttggagaaaag GTAGTACAAGCTGTTTCAAAGAGGTTATATGATCATACAACATTGACATATTCAAGTGTGATGGGTCCAAACGAAGATATAAGTATTTTTGACCATCCAATATCGTATGTCGCAGCAAGTGCATTAACAGGATCACAA GTATTCAATATCCATATCGTGAGCTACGTGAACAAGATTATCATCAGTTTAGCTGTCGATGCAACTGTGAATCCAGATCCTCATCGACTATGTGATGATATGGTAGAATCGCTTAATATCATCAAATCTGCTGCGTTGGAGAGAGGATGCCATAATTAA
- a CDS encoding O-acyltransferase WSD1-like protein (FUNCTIONS IN: molecular_function unknown; INVOLVED IN: biological_process unknown; LOCATED IN: cellular_component unknown; CONTAINS InterPro DOMAIN/s: O-acyltransferase, WSD1, C-terminal (InterPro:IPR009721); BEST Arabidopsis thaliana protein match is: O-acyltransferase (WSD1-like) family protein (TAIR:AT2G38995.1); Has 30201 Blast hits to 17322 proteins in 780 species: Archae - 12; Bacteria - 1396; Metazoa - 17338; Fungi - 3422; Plants - 5037; Viruses - 0; Other Eukaryotes - 2996 (source: NCBI BLink).), protein MTQAGLSYMSRKYADEHTMGVDTKKSLEIIHLRGTVAVNLRPYTKIEDLADMMTKGAKYAWGNFVGVVIFPLWVRSEADPLEYVRRARATIDRKILSLEAFNFYGVIKFTMNFFGEKVVQAVSKRLYDHTTLTYSSVMGPNEDISIFDHPISYVAASALTGSQVFNIHIVSYVNKIIISLAVDATVNPDPHRLCDDMVESLNIIKSAALERGCHN, encoded by the exons ATGACACAGGCAGGTCTCTCATATATGAGTAGAAAATATG cAGATGAACATACAATGGGCGTCGATACGAAAAAATCCTTAGAAATAATTCATCTTCGTGGTACCGTAGCTGTTAACTTAAGACCATATACAAAGATCGAG GATCTGGCTGATATGATGACGAAAGGTGCAAAATATGCATGGGGAAACTTTGTAGGTGTTGTTATATTTCCTTTATGGGTAAGATCAGAAGCTGATCCATTGGAATACGTCCGACGAGCCAGAGCTACTATCGATAGAAAAATACTTTCCCTAGAAGCGTTTAACTTTTACGGAGTTATCAAATTCACCATGaatttttttggagaaaag GTAGTACAAGCTGTTTCAAAGAGGTTATATGATCATACAACATTGACATATTCAAGTGTGATGGGTCCAAACGAAGATATAAGTATTTTTGACCATCCAATATCGTATGTCGCAGCAAGTGCATTAACAGGATCACAA GTATTCAATATCCATATCGTGAGCTACGTGAACAAGATTATCATCAGTTTAGCTGTCGATGCAACTGTGAATCCAGATCCTCATCGACTATGTGATGATATGGTAGAATCGCTTAATATCATCAAATCTGCTGCGTTGGAGAGAGGATGCCATAATTAA